In the Flavobacterium pallidum genome, one interval contains:
- the trmD gene encoding tRNA (guanosine(37)-N1)-methyltransferase TrmD — MRIDIITVLPELLRSPFEASIMKRAIDKGLVQVHFHNLRDYTTNRQKSVDDYQFGGGAGMVMMVQPIDDCIAKLKSERHYDEVIYMTPDGETLNQGMANKMSMLENIIILCGHYKGVDQRVRDHFITKEISIGDYVLSGGELGALVLSDALIRLIPGVLSDETSALTDSFQDNLLSGPIYTRPADYKGWKVPEVLTSGHFAKIEKWREDMAYVHTKNRRPDLLNE; from the coding sequence ATGAGAATAGACATCATCACCGTTTTACCTGAACTGCTCCGCAGCCCTTTTGAAGCTTCCATCATGAAGCGTGCCATTGATAAAGGATTGGTCCAAGTACACTTCCACAACCTGCGCGATTATACGACGAACAGGCAGAAAAGCGTGGACGATTACCAGTTTGGCGGCGGCGCAGGCATGGTGATGATGGTGCAGCCGATTGATGATTGCATTGCGAAACTGAAGAGCGAACGCCACTATGACGAAGTCATTTACATGACTCCGGATGGTGAAACGCTGAACCAGGGCATGGCCAATAAGATGTCAATGCTCGAAAATATCATCATCCTTTGCGGACATTATAAAGGCGTAGACCAAAGGGTGCGCGACCACTTTATTACCAAGGAAATCTCGATCGGGGATTATGTGTTGAGTGGCGGCGAACTGGGTGCTTTGGTACTTTCCGATGCATTGATTCGGTTGATACCGGGGGTTTTAAGTGATGAAACATCAGCTTTGACGGACAGTTTCCAGGATAATCTTTTATCGGGTCCCATATATACCAGGCCCGCAGATTATAAAGGATGGAAAGTCCCTGAAGTTTTGACCAGCGGCCACTTTGCAAAAATTGAAAAATGGCGTGAGGATATGGCTTATGTGCATACTAAAAACAGGCGGCCGGACTTACTTAATGAATAA
- a CDS encoding thiamine diphosphokinase — translation MSSHHIVRDDQEPALIIANGEACSTELLGQLLEWSPLVIVLDSAMERVVELGIKVDVLLGDFDRDFNPQEFIKSQHPIEIVYTPDQEKTDLEKALDYLVERKIPSANVIWATGRRADHTITNLTNIARYRELIKIVILDDYSKVFLLPRSFRKWYPAKSIISLIPVGTVTGISSANLLYELQNDTLIMGFRTGSSNSVKQDGIVSITHENGDLLLMECSD, via the coding sequence ATGTCTTCCCACCACATCGTCCGTGACGACCAGGAACCCGCACTCATCATCGCCAATGGCGAAGCCTGCAGCACGGAACTGCTCGGGCAGCTGCTCGAATGGTCGCCTTTGGTGATCGTACTCGATTCGGCCATGGAACGTGTAGTAGAATTGGGAATAAAAGTAGATGTATTGCTCGGCGATTTCGACCGCGATTTCAATCCACAGGAATTTATAAAATCACAGCATCCAATTGAAATCGTCTACACCCCGGATCAGGAAAAAACCGATTTGGAAAAGGCATTGGATTACCTGGTGGAACGAAAAATCCCGTCTGCGAATGTTATTTGGGCCACCGGCCGCCGCGCCGACCATACGATTACAAATCTTACCAATATTGCGCGCTACCGTGAATTGATTAAAATTGTAATCCTGGACGATTATTCCAAAGTATTTTTGCTGCCCCGCAGTTTCAGGAAATGGTATCCTGCGAAAAGCATCATTTCCCTGATTCCAGTAGGAACCGTAACCGGAATTTCTTCCGCGAATCTTTTATACGAATTGCAAAACGACACTTTAATTATGGGATTCCGAACCGGAAGCAGCAACAGCGTAAAGCAGGACGGCATCGTCTCCATCACCCATGAGAACGGCGATTTGCTGCTGATGGAATGCAGTGATTAA
- a CDS encoding c-type cytochrome — protein MKTKVILLSFAATLILACNATKPAVAEKPTPPSPPTVEVAGVPATEAHAKGQSLYENNCAKCHKLFAATDFSQADWKPILARMQKKARLDDADMGLITNYLFDLQKN, from the coding sequence ATGAAAACAAAAGTGATCTTATTGTCATTCGCGGCCACACTGATATTAGCCTGTAATGCCACAAAACCGGCTGTTGCCGAAAAACCTACTCCGCCATCACCGCCAACGGTTGAAGTGGCTGGTGTACCGGCAACGGAAGCCCATGCGAAAGGACAGTCCTTATATGAAAATAATTGTGCCAAATGCCACAAGCTTTTCGCAGCCACCGATTTTTCACAGGCTGACTGGAAACCAATCCTGGCAAGGATGCAAAAGAAAGCAAGGCTCGATGATGCAGATATGGGCCTGATTACCAATTATCTTTTCGACCTTCAAAAGAATTAA
- the rplS gene encoding 50S ribosomal protein L19, protein MADLMKFVQDELTTKKDFPVFGAGDTITVYYEIKEGEKTRTQFFKGVVIQRRGTGTTETFTIRKMSGAVGVERIFPVNLPALQKIEINKKGHVRRARIFYFRELTGKKAKIRDKRR, encoded by the coding sequence ATGGCAGATTTAATGAAATTCGTTCAGGACGAATTGACTACAAAAAAAGATTTCCCGGTTTTCGGTGCAGGTGATACCATCACAGTGTACTATGAAATTAAAGAGGGTGAAAAAACAAGGACACAGTTTTTCAAAGGTGTTGTCATCCAAAGAAGAGGTACAGGAACTACTGAGACTTTTACCATCCGTAAAATGTCAGGTGCAGTGGGTGTTGAACGTATCTTCCCGGTAAACCTTCCGGCTTTGCAAAAAATTGAAATCAACAAGAAAGGCCACGTTCGCAGGGCCCGTATTTTCTACTTCAGGGAACTTACAGGTAAAAAAGCGAAAATCAGAGACAAAAGAAGGTAA
- a CDS encoding glycogen synthase, whose translation MEIFHISAECYPVAKVGGLADVVGALPKYLNKAGHHAKVVVPGYDNKWTNENEFDIVHNGKLKLGWFYFNYTVLQERTGKLGFPLYLIAIPELFDRPNVYSYEDDTERFTAFQIAFLNWLVESDQYPDIIHCHDHHTGLIPFMVQQCYNYKRLAHTPTIITIHNGQYQGWFGFDKMHYIPNFDLSRTGFIEWGGLINPLAAGIKSAWKVTTVSPSYLEEISHSANGLENLLRFERHKSVGILNGIDNEVWNPKTDPMIIGNYTLKTAKKGKEKNKAFLCEQFGLDPSKPLFAFIGRLVGEKGADLLPEIFHNSLREHYEEINILVLGSGDTFVENQLNSLKPYFEGNYNAYIGYNEKLSHIIYAGADFLLMPSRVEPCGLNQMYALRYGTIPIVRRTGGLKDTVHDFGDNGFGICHDQASVFDVNYSISRAVGLYHDEKKMKQILNYILQIDHSWEKAAGQYIDIYNSLKPL comes from the coding sequence ATGGAAATATTTCACATCAGCGCCGAATGCTATCCTGTAGCAAAAGTGGGCGGCCTTGCCGATGTAGTGGGTGCTTTGCCAAAATACCTGAATAAAGCCGGGCACCATGCCAAAGTGGTCGTTCCGGGTTATGATAATAAATGGACGAATGAAAATGAATTTGATATCGTTCACAACGGCAAGCTTAAACTTGGCTGGTTTTATTTTAACTATACCGTATTGCAGGAACGCACCGGGAAACTGGGTTTTCCGTTATACCTGATTGCGATTCCGGAATTGTTTGACCGCCCGAATGTTTATTCCTATGAAGACGATACCGAGCGTTTTACCGCATTCCAGATTGCTTTTTTGAACTGGCTTGTGGAATCCGATCAATATCCTGACATCATTCATTGCCATGACCATCACACCGGGCTTATTCCTTTTATGGTACAGCAATGCTATAATTACAAGCGATTGGCGCATACGCCTACCATTATAACAATCCATAACGGGCAATACCAGGGCTGGTTTGGGTTTGATAAGATGCATTATATCCCGAATTTTGATTTATCAAGAACTGGCTTCATTGAATGGGGCGGACTGATCAATCCATTGGCGGCCGGCATTAAATCGGCGTGGAAGGTGACGACGGTTTCGCCAAGCTATCTTGAGGAGATTTCACATTCAGCCAATGGCCTGGAAAACCTGCTGCGTTTTGAAAGGCATAAAAGCGTCGGCATCCTCAACGGCATCGACAATGAAGTCTGGAATCCGAAAACAGACCCGATGATTATCGGCAACTATACCCTGAAAACTGCCAAAAAAGGAAAAGAAAAAAACAAGGCATTTTTATGCGAGCAATTCGGCCTCGATCCGTCAAAACCACTGTTCGCATTTATCGGCAGGCTGGTGGGTGAAAAAGGTGCCGATTTGCTTCCGGAGATTTTCCACAATTCGCTACGGGAACATTATGAGGAAATCAATATTCTGGTGCTGGGCTCTGGAGATACATTCGTTGAAAACCAACTGAACAGCCTCAAACCCTATTTTGAAGGCAATTACAATGCCTATATCGGTTACAACGAAAAGCTGTCACACATCATTTATGCCGGCGCCGATTTCCTGCTGATGCCGTCGCGTGTCGAGCCTTGCGGGCTGAACCAGATGTATGCCTTACGGTATGGCACCATTCCTATCGTAAGGAGAACAGGCGGATTGAAAGACACTGTACATGATTTCGGGGATAATGGTTTCGGGATTTGCCACGACCAGGCCAGTGTTTTCGATGTGAATTATTCCATTTCAAGGGCCGTCGGTTTGTATCATGATGAAAAGAAAATGAAACAGATTTTAAATTACATCCTGCAAATTGACCATTCCTGGGAAAAAGCAGCCGGACAATACATTGACATTTACAACTCTTTAAAACCATTATAG
- a CDS encoding tRNA-binding protein: MELSWEDFEKTEMRVGTIIQAEDFPEARKPAYQLTIDFGPEIGIRKSSAQITKRYRKEDLINRQIVAVVNFPKKQIGKFMSECLVLGAVGAEGDVILLSPDFKIENGLRIA, encoded by the coding sequence ATGGAATTAAGCTGGGAAGATTTTGAGAAAACCGAAATGCGCGTAGGGACTATTATTCAGGCGGAAGATTTTCCCGAAGCGCGGAAACCCGCGTATCAGCTGACGATTGATTTCGGTCCGGAAATCGGAATCAGGAAGTCATCAGCACAGATTACCAAACGATATCGTAAAGAAGATTTAATAAACCGGCAGATTGTTGCGGTCGTCAATTTTCCTAAAAAGCAAATCGGGAAATTCATGAGCGAATGCCTCGTGCTTGGTGCGGTTGGAGCGGAAGGTGATGTGATTTTGCTCTCGCCGGATTTTAAGATTGAAAACGGACTTCGTATAGCATAA
- a CDS encoding glucose-1-phosphate adenylyltransferase: MNNNTLAIILGGGQGSRLAPLTESRSKPAVPIAGKYRLVDIPISNCINSGIQRMFVLTQFNSASLNQHIKNTYHFSTFSTAFVDILAAEQTPENPTWFQGTADAVRQCMQHFMNHDFEYALILSGDQLYQMDFNHMIQEHMKSGATISIATLPVTAKEAPEFGILKTNDENFITSFIEKPAKDLLPQWTSEVSDEMNSEGRHYLASMGIYIFNRDLLVELMSNKETKDFGKEIIPQSIGKQKILSYQYEGYWTDIGNIDSFFEANLGLTDDIPKFNLFDNSSKIYTRARVLPPSKITGASSFDKSVVAEGCIINSSKVEHSVIGIRSRIGKDCVISNSYLMGNDFYQNLDEISNNIGNDIINIGIGERCHINNTIVDKNCRIGNDVHLIGGTHLQDTNTPLYTVKDGIIVVKKGATLPDGFAV; this comes from the coding sequence ATGAACAACAATACTTTAGCCATTATTCTGGGTGGCGGACAAGGTTCAAGGTTGGCACCACTAACAGAAAGCCGTTCAAAGCCAGCGGTACCGATTGCGGGGAAATACCGTTTGGTGGACATCCCGATCTCGAATTGCATCAACTCGGGCATACAGCGGATGTTCGTACTGACGCAGTTTAACTCGGCGTCATTAAACCAGCACATCAAGAATACGTATCATTTCAGTACCTTCAGTACGGCTTTTGTAGACATCCTGGCAGCGGAGCAAACCCCTGAAAATCCGACCTGGTTCCAGGGAACAGCCGATGCCGTACGCCAGTGCATGCAGCATTTTATGAACCACGATTTCGAGTATGCGCTGATCCTTTCAGGTGATCAATTGTACCAGATGGATTTCAACCATATGATTCAGGAGCACATGAAAAGCGGTGCGACGATTTCGATAGCGACATTGCCGGTGACTGCAAAAGAAGCGCCTGAATTCGGGATTTTAAAAACGAATGACGAGAATTTCATTACCTCTTTTATCGAAAAACCGGCTAAGGACCTGTTGCCGCAATGGACCTCTGAAGTCAGTGACGAAATGAATTCCGAAGGCAGGCACTACCTGGCCTCGATGGGTATATATATTTTCAACCGCGATTTGCTGGTTGAGCTGATGTCGAATAAGGAAACCAAGGATTTCGGAAAAGAAATCATTCCGCAATCGATCGGAAAGCAAAAGATCTTAAGTTATCAATATGAAGGCTACTGGACAGATATCGGGAATATTGATTCTTTTTTTGAGGCCAATTTAGGCCTTACGGATGACATCCCGAAATTCAACCTGTTCGATAATTCGAGTAAGATTTACACGCGTGCGAGGGTTTTGCCGCCCTCTAAAATCACCGGCGCTTCCTCTTTTGACAAATCTGTGGTCGCCGAAGGCTGTATCATCAATTCCTCAAAAGTGGAACATTCCGTAATCGGGATCAGGAGCCGTATCGGGAAGGATTGCGTGATTTCTAATTCGTATCTGATGGGTAATGATTTCTATCAAAACCTTGACGAAATCAGTAATAATATTGGTAACGACATCATAAACATCGGTATTGGAGAACGGTGCCACATCAATAACACGATCGTGGATAAAAACTGCCGCATCGGAAATGATGTGCATTTGATTGGCGGAACACATTTACAAGACACGAACACGCCACTTTATACAGTTAAGGATGGTATCATTGTCGTAAAGAAAGGCGCGACGCTCCCAGACGGTTTTGCCGTGTAA
- a CDS encoding NADP-dependent isocitrate dehydrogenase, whose protein sequence is MSDKTTIFYTITDEAPMLATHSFLPIVKAFTAPVGINVETRDISLAGRIISNFADLLPENQRINDDLSELGKLATTPEANIIKLPNISASVPQLKEAIKELQAKGYSIPDYPENPANDQEKDAKARYSKVLGSAVNPVLREGNSDRRAPKAVKNYARKHPHSMGAWSADSKTHVASMDGGDFYGSEKSMTVKEANTFRIEFTDNHGNTKVLKDSAPLLAGEVIDSAVLSISSLKKFIAKEFEDAKAKNVLFSVHLKATMMKVSDPIIFGAVVDVFFAPVFEKFATLFSELKIDTKNGLGDVYAKIAGHPQQAEVEAAINEVYQNAPALAMVNSDKGITNLHVPSDVIVDASMPAMIRTSGQMYNAEGKGQDTKAIIPDRCYAGVYVATIDFCKKHGAFDPKTMGSVPNVGLMAQAAEEYGSHNKTFQMTADGIVKVIGNNDEVFFEQKVQKDDIFRMCQVKDAPIRDWVKLAVNRARLSDTPAVFWLDENRAHDRQLIEKVNLYLKDHDTNGLDIRILNPIAATNFSLERIKDGKDTISVTGNVLRDYLTDLFPILELGTSAKMLSIVPLMNGGGLFETGAGGSAPKHVEQFLQEGYLRWDSLGEFLALGVSLEHLGQTLNNSKALVLSETLDNANEKFLENDKSPARKVGELDNRGSHFYIALYWAQALAAQNKDAELKAVFEPIAKALTENEAKINAELIGAQGKKQDIGGYYKPDNAKTDSAMRPSETLNSILSKLN, encoded by the coding sequence ATGTCTGATAAAACTACCATTTTTTATACGATTACCGATGAGGCACCAATGCTGGCGACACATTCCTTTTTACCGATTGTAAAAGCATTCACAGCGCCAGTCGGCATCAACGTGGAAACACGCGATATATCATTAGCCGGAAGGATCATTTCGAATTTTGCCGATTTGCTCCCTGAAAACCAAAGGATCAATGACGATCTGTCTGAATTGGGAAAACTCGCCACAACGCCGGAAGCCAATATCATCAAATTGCCTAATATTTCCGCTTCGGTACCGCAATTGAAAGAAGCGATTAAGGAATTACAGGCCAAAGGTTACAGCATTCCTGATTATCCGGAAAATCCCGCGAACGACCAGGAAAAAGATGCCAAAGCAAGATATTCGAAAGTATTGGGTTCTGCGGTAAATCCGGTGCTGCGCGAAGGAAATTCGGACCGCCGTGCGCCGAAAGCCGTGAAGAATTATGCCAGAAAACACCCGCACAGCATGGGTGCCTGGAGTGCCGATTCAAAAACGCACGTGGCTAGTATGGATGGCGGTGATTTCTACGGAAGTGAAAAATCGATGACCGTAAAAGAAGCCAACACCTTCAGGATTGAATTTACCGATAACCATGGAAATACGAAGGTTTTAAAAGACAGCGCGCCACTATTGGCAGGTGAAGTGATTGACAGCGCGGTATTGAGTATTTCATCGCTTAAGAAATTCATCGCAAAGGAATTTGAGGACGCGAAAGCCAAAAACGTTTTGTTTTCAGTACACCTGAAAGCGACGATGATGAAAGTTTCGGACCCGATTATTTTCGGAGCGGTAGTTGATGTATTTTTTGCCCCGGTCTTTGAAAAATTCGCCACACTTTTTTCAGAATTAAAAATTGACACTAAAAATGGTCTGGGCGATGTGTACGCAAAAATCGCGGGACATCCGCAGCAGGCTGAAGTCGAAGCCGCCATTAATGAAGTTTATCAAAACGCACCTGCTTTGGCCATGGTCAATTCAGATAAAGGAATCACGAACCTTCACGTGCCTTCAGATGTGATTGTCGATGCTTCGATGCCGGCGATGATCCGTACATCAGGACAAATGTATAATGCCGAAGGTAAAGGACAGGACACCAAGGCCATTATTCCGGACCGATGTTACGCCGGAGTGTACGTAGCCACCATCGATTTCTGCAAAAAACATGGTGCTTTCGACCCGAAAACCATGGGAAGCGTACCAAACGTTGGTTTGATGGCGCAAGCCGCCGAAGAATACGGCTCACACAATAAAACGTTCCAGATGACTGCCGATGGTATCGTTAAGGTCATCGGGAATAATGATGAAGTATTTTTCGAACAAAAAGTACAGAAAGACGATATCTTCCGTATGTGCCAGGTAAAGGATGCGCCCATCCGCGACTGGGTAAAACTGGCCGTAAACCGTGCGAGATTATCAGATACGCCAGCCGTTTTCTGGCTTGATGAGAACCGCGCGCACGACAGGCAACTCATTGAAAAAGTCAATTTATATTTAAAAGACCACGATACAAACGGACTCGATATCCGCATCTTAAATCCCATCGCTGCGACCAATTTCTCGTTGGAAAGGATTAAAGACGGCAAGGACACGATTTCAGTAACCGGAAATGTATTGCGTGATTATTTAACCGACCTCTTCCCTATTCTTGAATTAGGAACTTCCGCTAAAATGCTTTCGATCGTGCCATTGATGAATGGCGGCGGATTGTTTGAAACCGGTGCCGGTGGTTCTGCACCAAAGCACGTAGAGCAGTTCCTGCAAGAAGGGTATTTGCGTTGGGATTCTTTGGGCGAATTCCTGGCATTGGGCGTTTCTTTGGAACATTTGGGGCAAACGCTGAACAACAGCAAAGCTTTGGTTTTATCTGAAACTTTAGACAATGCCAACGAGAAATTCCTTGAAAACGACAAATCGCCTGCGCGTAAAGTGGGCGAACTGGACAACCGCGGTTCCCATTTCTATATTGCGTTATACTGGGCACAGGCGTTGGCGGCACAAAATAAAGATGCAGAACTGAAAGCAGTTTTCGAACCAATCGCAAAAGCATTGACTGAAAACGAGGCCAAAATAAACGCCGAGCTTATCGGCGCACAAGGCAAAAAACAGGACATCGGCGGCTATTACAAACCGGATAACGCCAAAACGGATTCGGCCATGAGGCCAAGCGAAACACTGAATTCAATCCTTTCTAAGTTGAATTAA
- the nudK gene encoding GDP-mannose pyrophosphatase NudK — protein sequence MTNPKIRIISDELLSNNWYILKKYVYEYLKNDGKTEIQHREVYDRGNGATILLYDKKEKNVILIRQFRMPTYLNGNETGMVIEACAGLLEKENAEECIRRESEEETGYKVNEVRKIFEAYMSPGSVTEIIHFFVAEYSKEMKVNEGGGLASEHENIEVLEIPFAKALQMIETGEIRDAKTIMLLQYAQINRLLE from the coding sequence ATGACAAATCCGAAAATCAGGATCATAAGCGACGAACTGCTTTCCAACAATTGGTATATCCTGAAAAAATATGTTTACGAATACCTGAAAAATGACGGCAAAACCGAAATCCAGCATCGTGAAGTATATGACCGCGGCAATGGTGCTACAATCCTTTTATACGATAAAAAGGAAAAAAATGTCATCCTGATCAGGCAATTCCGTATGCCGACGTACCTCAACGGAAACGAAACGGGAATGGTCATTGAGGCCTGCGCCGGATTGCTCGAAAAAGAAAACGCAGAAGAATGTATCCGCCGTGAAAGTGAAGAGGAAACCGGTTATAAGGTCAACGAAGTACGGAAAATATTCGAGGCATATATGTCTCCCGGATCAGTAACGGAAATCATACATTTTTTCGTTGCCGAATATTCAAAGGAGATGAAAGTCAACGAGGGCGGCGGACTCGCCTCAGAACACGAAAACATTGAGGTCCTTGAAATCCCTTTTGCGAAAGCGCTGCAAATGATAGAGACCGGTGAAATCAGGGATGCCAAGACGATTATGCTGCTGCAATACGCACAGATCAATAGGTTGCTTGAATAA
- a CDS encoding PUR family DNA/RNA-binding protein, which produces MRDNDMLEKEEIFSKVLRAGRRTYFFDVRATKADDYYITITESKKFTEEDGSFHFKKHKIYLYKEDFAAFAEILEDMTSYVLNHKGEEVISERHQKDYKREYVNEGVEESAEKNYTDVDFDDI; this is translated from the coding sequence ATGAGAGACAATGACATGTTAGAAAAAGAAGAGATTTTTTCTAAAGTTTTGAGGGCCGGAAGAAGGACTTACTTTTTCGATGTGAGGGCAACCAAAGCCGACGATTACTACATTACCATTACTGAAAGCAAAAAATTTACCGAGGAAGACGGGTCTTTCCATTTCAAGAAACACAAAATTTACCTTTATAAGGAAGATTTTGCCGCTTTCGCAGAAATCCTTGAAGACATGACTTCATATGTTTTGAACCACAAGGGCGAGGAAGTGATTTCAGAAAGGCACCAGAAAGATTACAAACGCGAATATGTAAATGAAGGCGTGGAGGAATCTGCAGAAAAAAACTATACTGATGTAGATTTTGATGATATTTAA
- a CDS encoding alpha/beta fold hydrolase produces MAASYPKSTKRKRFKKRYIVYALFLSYVVLCQACMTMRFTKKEAKYFFDSAKINYTDTVFTTGGRDIHYIVTGKNDLPTVFFIHGSPGSWNAFKDYMKDSLLLQKYRLVAIDRPGFGYSDFGSAEGLLPQCTQISSLIKFLDNKKPMTLVGHSLGGPVVVKLAAMHPEWYKNLVVLSGSVDPKAETPEKWRAVIKTVPLRFLIPGALRTSNDELWVLKKDLYDLQPTLKNITTDVLIIHGTKDPLVPYSNVGFMKLEFVNARSMKVISIEGANHFIPWEHYVEIRDALLKLK; encoded by the coding sequence ATGGCAGCCTCCTATCCGAAATCCACGAAAAGGAAACGCTTTAAGAAGCGGTATATTGTTTATGCACTATTTCTTTCTTATGTGGTGCTTTGCCAGGCCTGCATGACGATGCGTTTTACGAAAAAGGAGGCGAAATATTTCTTTGACAGCGCCAAAATTAATTATACCGATACGGTTTTTACGACGGGCGGACGCGACATCCATTATATCGTTACCGGTAAAAACGATCTTCCTACGGTGTTTTTTATCCACGGATCGCCCGGTAGCTGGAACGCTTTTAAGGATTATATGAAGGATTCGTTGCTGCTGCAGAAGTACCGCCTCGTAGCGATTGACAGGCCGGGTTTCGGGTACAGCGATTTTGGCAGCGCGGAAGGTTTGCTGCCGCAATGCACGCAGATTTCGTCATTAATTAAATTCCTTGACAACAAAAAACCGATGACATTGGTAGGACATTCCCTTGGCGGACCTGTTGTCGTAAAGCTTGCTGCGATGCATCCGGAGTGGTATAAAAACCTTGTGGTGCTTTCAGGATCGGTTGATCCCAAGGCCGAAACTCCTGAGAAATGGCGCGCTGTGATAAAGACGGTTCCTTTGCGGTTCCTGATTCCGGGTGCTTTACGAACATCAAACGATGAACTGTGGGTTTTGAAAAAGGATTTATATGACCTGCAGCCGACGCTTAAAAATATTACTACCGACGTGCTCATTATCCACGGGACTAAGGACCCGCTGGTACCTTACAGCAATGTTGGCTTTATGAAGCTGGAATTCGTCAATGCGCGCTCGATGAAAGTGATTTCGATAGAAGGTGCGAATCATTTTATTCCATGGGAACATTATGTGGAAATACGCGATGCACTTTTGAAATTGAAATAA
- a CDS encoding peptidylprolyl isomerase: MENGIYAKFNTSKGAILVKLTHDLTPGTVGNFVALAEGNLENSAKPQGQPFYNGLKFHRVIPDFMIQGGCPQGTGTGGPGYKFDDEFHMDLRHDKPGVLSMANSGPGSNGSQFFITHVATPWLDQKHTVFGNVVEGQDVVDAVAQGDSIDSIEIVRVGDEAQKWNAVEAFRVFEGSRAKREAAEREASEKKMEALAAGFDKTESGLRYKIINKGSGKKAENGRTVSVHYTGQLENGKTFDSSYPRKKPIEFPLGKGHVIEGWDEGIALLQVGDKARFVIPSHLGYGASGAGGVIPPDATLIFDVELMDVK; this comes from the coding sequence ATGGAAAACGGTATATACGCTAAATTCAACACCTCAAAAGGAGCGATTTTAGTAAAACTCACTCACGATTTAACTCCGGGAACGGTTGGTAATTTCGTCGCATTGGCTGAAGGAAATCTCGAAAATTCGGCTAAGCCGCAAGGGCAGCCTTTTTACAACGGATTGAAATTCCACCGTGTCATCCCTGATTTTATGATCCAGGGCGGTTGCCCGCAGGGCACAGGAACGGGTGGCCCGGGTTACAAATTCGATGATGAATTCCACATGGATCTGCGTCATGATAAGCCAGGCGTTTTGTCTATGGCCAATTCAGGGCCTGGGAGTAACGGTTCGCAATTCTTCATTACGCACGTAGCTACGCCATGGTTAGATCAAAAGCATACTGTTTTCGGTAATGTTGTCGAAGGACAGGATGTGGTTGATGCTGTGGCACAAGGTGATTCCATTGATAGCATCGAAATCGTTAGGGTAGGCGACGAAGCCCAAAAATGGAATGCGGTAGAAGCCTTCCGTGTGTTCGAAGGGTCACGCGCGAAACGTGAAGCAGCCGAACGCGAAGCTTCCGAAAAGAAAATGGAAGCACTGGCTGCCGGTTTTGATAAGACTGAAAGTGGCTTACGTTATAAGATCATCAACAAAGGTTCTGGTAAAAAAGCGGAAAACGGCCGCACCGTTTCTGTTCATTATACGGGCCAATTGGAAAACGGGAAGACTTTCGACAGCTCTTACCCAAGAAAAAAACCAATCGAGTTCCCTTTAGGGAAAGGCCACGTTATCGAGGGATGGGATGAAGGCATCGCTTTATTGCAGGTGGGAGACAAGGCACGTTTTGTGATCCCGTCACATCTAGGATATGGAGCTTCAGGTGCAGGCGGCGTGATTCCGCCGGATGCCACGCTGATTTTCGATGTGGAATTGATGGACGTGAAATAA